A genome region from Natronobeatus ordinarius includes the following:
- a CDS encoding glycosyltransferase family 4 protein has translation MRILRVAQKVYPDVNGGGPYHVHAMSRDQAAMGHDVTVLTVRQDTNLPRIEERDGYTVVRQDPAFELLGNDVSPGVARYLFDATAFDVVHAHSHLYFSTNLAALKAALRDVPLAITNHGLYSQNASEWAFDLYLRSIGRWTFDQADVVFCYTETDRERVREFGVSSRIEVVSNGIDTERFTPDESESEPIDHDGPVVLFVGRLVEGKRPTDALCAVAQVRETFPNVELHFCGDGPLRSELKSIARDLGLRDSVRFHGQVPYDEMPGVYRSSDVLVLPSRSEGVPRTVLEAMATGTPVVTSDLDQLTSIVERGGQTATTGCPDEFASALEDELLDHTVRSPRAAIEAGGYEWQHTVDKTTRYLREIGDLPDGEHLAVANNTNDSS, from the coding sequence ATGCGAATTCTTCGAGTCGCCCAGAAGGTCTATCCGGACGTGAACGGTGGCGGACCGTACCACGTTCACGCCATGAGCCGCGATCAGGCAGCGATGGGCCACGACGTCACTGTCCTTACCGTTCGTCAGGATACGAACCTGCCACGGATCGAGGAGCGCGACGGGTACACTGTAGTTCGGCAAGATCCGGCGTTCGAACTGCTCGGGAACGACGTCAGTCCTGGCGTCGCTCGGTATCTGTTCGATGCGACAGCGTTCGATGTCGTCCACGCCCATTCTCACCTGTATTTCTCGACGAACCTGGCCGCACTGAAGGCCGCACTCAGAGACGTGCCGCTCGCGATCACCAACCATGGCCTCTACTCGCAGAACGCCTCCGAGTGGGCGTTCGACCTGTATCTCCGATCGATCGGCCGGTGGACGTTCGACCAGGCCGACGTCGTGTTTTGCTATACTGAGACCGACAGGGAACGGGTACGGGAGTTCGGCGTCTCGAGCCGAATCGAGGTCGTCTCGAACGGGATCGACACGGAACGGTTCACGCCAGACGAATCAGAGAGCGAGCCGATCGATCACGACGGCCCCGTGGTGTTATTCGTCGGCCGACTGGTCGAGGGAAAACGGCCGACCGACGCACTCTGTGCCGTCGCTCAGGTTCGCGAAACGTTCCCGAACGTCGAATTACACTTCTGTGGCGACGGACCGCTTCGGAGTGAGCTGAAATCGATCGCTCGCGACCTCGGCCTTCGGGACAGTGTCCGGTTTCACGGGCAGGTTCCGTACGACGAGATGCCAGGGGTGTATCGCAGTTCGGACGTGCTGGTCCTTCCGAGCAGGTCCGAGGGCGTTCCACGAACGGTGTTAGAGGCGATGGCTACCGGGACGCCAGTCGTGACGAGCGATCTCGACCAGCTCACATCAATTGTCGAGAGAGGCGGGCAAACCGCGACGACAGGGTGCCCGGACGAGTTTGCGAGCGCGCTCGAAGACGAGTTGCTTGATCACACCGTGCGCTCACCGAGGGCAGCGATCGAGGCGGGAGGGTACGAGTGGCAGCACACCGTTGATAAAACGACCCGATATCTACGGGAGATCGGGGACCTCCCCGACGGTGAACACCTCGCGGTGGCGAACAACACGAACGATTCGTCCTGA
- the larC gene encoding nickel pincer cofactor biosynthesis protein LarC — translation MRLLAFDGRMGASGDMILASLLDAGADPDALASVEDALELEYRIGTTVKCGIESTTVDVLLTDEGNDARDHDHGHHHDRHHDRDHHHDDQTHAHDHNDGDDDHDHHHDPAHEHGDHDDHDHVHAEGHGPHRSYLEVVEIVEEMGLPAAVERDALAIFELLGEAEASVHGYDLEETHFHEVGADDAIADVVGASLLLADLEPERVVTTPLSTGGGTVGMSHGEYPVPTPAVVELAERADWTLTGGPVEKELLTPTGAAILAHVADGVETLPALSLESSGYGAGGYDLDPHPNVLRALVGETTGGLVSDDIAVLETNLDDATPEVLGGLQETLAEVGARDVSILPATMKKSRPGHLVKVICKPEDRQRVARRLAEETGTLGVRDAGVTHRWIANREFETVALEVDGKRYEVAVKVASDADGEVYDVSAEYDDAAAIGRKTGEPVRDIIWRAERATLANRSD, via the coding sequence ATGCGATTACTGGCGTTCGACGGACGCATGGGCGCGAGCGGCGACATGATCCTCGCCTCGCTACTCGACGCCGGAGCCGACCCCGACGCACTCGCCTCCGTCGAGGACGCACTCGAACTCGAGTACCGGATCGGAACGACGGTCAAGTGCGGGATCGAGTCGACGACCGTCGACGTGCTGTTGACCGACGAGGGGAACGACGCTCGCGATCACGACCACGGCCATCACCACGATCGCCACCACGACCGCGATCATCACCACGACGACCAGACGCACGCGCACGACCACAACGACGGCGACGACGACCACGACCACCATCACGACCCCGCGCACGAGCACGGCGACCACGACGACCACGATCACGTCCACGCCGAGGGCCACGGCCCCCACCGGAGCTACCTCGAGGTCGTCGAGATCGTCGAGGAGATGGGACTCCCGGCTGCGGTCGAGCGCGACGCCCTCGCCATCTTCGAACTGCTCGGGGAGGCCGAGGCGAGCGTCCACGGCTACGACCTCGAGGAGACCCACTTCCACGAGGTCGGCGCGGACGACGCCATCGCGGACGTCGTCGGCGCGAGCCTGTTGCTCGCCGACCTCGAGCCCGAACGCGTCGTGACCACGCCGCTGTCGACCGGCGGCGGGACCGTGGGCATGAGCCACGGCGAGTACCCCGTCCCGACGCCCGCAGTCGTCGAGCTCGCCGAGCGAGCCGACTGGACGCTCACCGGCGGCCCCGTCGAGAAGGAACTGCTCACGCCGACGGGGGCGGCCATCCTGGCCCACGTCGCCGACGGCGTCGAGACGCTGCCTGCGCTCTCGCTCGAGTCGTCGGGCTACGGCGCGGGCGGCTACGACCTCGACCCACACCCGAACGTGTTGCGCGCGCTCGTTGGTGAAACCACGGGCGGGCTCGTGAGCGACGACATCGCCGTCCTCGAGACGAACCTCGACGACGCGACGCCGGAGGTGCTCGGCGGCCTGCAGGAGACACTCGCCGAGGTCGGTGCGCGGGACGTCTCGATCCTCCCTGCGACGATGAAGAAATCCCGGCCGGGCCACCTCGTGAAGGTGATCTGCAAGCCCGAGGATCGCCAGCGGGTGGCGCGGCGCCTCGCCGAGGAGACGGGCACGCTCGGGGTTCGGGACGCTGGCGTAACCCACCGCTGGATTGCGAACAGGGAGTTCGAGACGGTGGCGCTCGAGGTTGACGGGAAGCGCTACGAGGTGGCGGTGAAAGTGGCGAGCGACGCCGACGGCGAGGTGTACGACGTGAGCGCGGAGTACGACGACGCGGCGGCGATCGGACGAAAGACCGGCGAGCCCGTTCGCGACATCATCTGGCGAGCGGAGCGAGCTACCCTGGCCAATCGGTCGGATTGA
- a CDS encoding CDC48 family AAA ATPase → MNEVQLEVAKAYPNDSGRGIARLDPDTLLHLKLSPGDIIEIEGADSTAAKVWRADRQDWNTDTVRIDGFTRQNADVGIGERVTIRKAEATKAEQLVLAPPEEASVQFGSDAAGMVKRQILKRPVVGRDIVPVMSSTNHPFMRSPGQAIPLIAVETEPEGVVLITEDTDVELREEPISGYEKTGGGITYEDIGGLQGEIQRVREMVELPMKHPQIFKKLGIEPPQGVLLHGPPGTGKTLLAKAVANETSASFFSIAGPEIISKYYGESEQQLREIFEDASEESPSIIFIDELDSIAPKREDVTGEVERRVVAQLLTMMDGLEARGQVIVIAATNRVDSVDPALRRPGRFDREIEIGVPDEVGREEILQIHTRGMPLSDDVNLPHLADETHGFVGADIESLTKEAAMKALRRYLPEIDLDEEDIPPSLIDRMIVKREDFRGALAEVEPSAMREVLVELPKITWNDVGGLHEAKEQVQESVEWPLTRPEKFQRMGIDPPAGVLLYGPPGTGKTLMAKAVANETNANFISVRGPQLLSKWVGESEKAIRQTFRKARQVSPTVIFFDELDSLAPGRGGDVGSNVSERVVNQLLTELDGLEEMGDVMVIGATNRPDMIDPALLRSGRFDRLVMIGEPDTEGRERILEIHTEDMPLAADVSLREIAEITEGYVGSDLESIAREAAIEALREDADADEVEMRHFRKALENVRPTITDDILEYYEQIKEEFKGGSRAVEPGTGRRGSRIGFQ, encoded by the coding sequence ATGAACGAAGTCCAACTGGAGGTCGCGAAGGCGTACCCGAACGACTCGGGTCGCGGTATCGCCCGACTCGATCCGGACACGCTGCTCCACCTGAAGCTGAGTCCGGGTGACATTATCGAGATCGAAGGTGCCGATAGCACCGCCGCGAAGGTGTGGCGGGCGGATCGGCAGGACTGGAACACCGACACGGTCCGCATCGACGGCTTCACCCGACAGAACGCCGACGTCGGGATCGGCGAGCGGGTGACGATCCGCAAAGCCGAGGCGACGAAAGCCGAACAGCTGGTGCTCGCGCCACCCGAAGAGGCGTCGGTCCAGTTCGGCTCCGACGCCGCCGGGATGGTGAAACGTCAGATCCTCAAGCGGCCGGTCGTCGGCCGAGACATCGTTCCCGTGATGAGTTCGACGAACCATCCGTTCATGCGCTCGCCCGGCCAGGCGATCCCGCTGATCGCCGTCGAGACCGAGCCCGAGGGCGTCGTACTCATCACCGAGGACACGGACGTCGAACTGCGCGAAGAACCGATCTCGGGCTACGAGAAGACCGGCGGCGGGATCACCTACGAGGACATCGGCGGCTTACAGGGTGAGATCCAGCGCGTCCGCGAGATGGTCGAGCTGCCGATGAAACACCCCCAGATCTTCAAGAAATTGGGGATCGAACCGCCACAGGGTGTCCTGCTCCACGGCCCGCCGGGCACCGGCAAGACGCTGCTGGCGAAAGCCGTCGCCAACGAAACCTCCGCGAGTTTCTTCTCGATCGCCGGCCCGGAGATCATCTCGAAGTACTACGGCGAGTCCGAACAACAGCTGCGAGAGATCTTCGAGGATGCGAGCGAGGAGTCGCCGTCGATCATCTTCATCGACGAACTCGACTCGATCGCCCCCAAACGCGAGGACGTCACCGGCGAAGTGGAGCGCCGGGTCGTCGCCCAGCTGCTCACGATGATGGACGGCTTAGAGGCCCGTGGGCAGGTGATCGTCATCGCGGCGACCAACCGCGTCGACAGCGTCGATCCCGCGCTGCGCCGACCCGGCCGATTCGACCGCGAGATCGAGATCGGCGTCCCCGACGAGGTTGGTAGGGAAGAAATTCTCCAGATCCACACCCGTGGAATGCCCCTCTCTGACGACGTCAACCTCCCACACCTCGCAGACGAGACCCACGGCTTCGTCGGTGCGGACATCGAGAGCCTGACGAAGGAGGCGGCGATGAAAGCCCTGCGGCGCTACCTGCCGGAGATCGATCTCGACGAAGAGGACATCCCGCCGAGCCTGATCGACCGGATGATCGTCAAGCGCGAGGACTTCCGGGGCGCGCTCGCCGAGGTCGAGCCGTCGGCGATGCGGGAGGTGCTCGTCGAGCTGCCGAAGATCACCTGGAACGACGTCGGCGGTCTTCACGAAGCCAAAGAGCAGGTCCAAGAGTCAGTCGAGTGGCCGTTGACCAGGCCGGAGAAGTTCCAGCGGATGGGCATCGATCCGCCGGCCGGCGTCCTCCTCTACGGCCCGCCGGGCACCGGCAAGACGCTGATGGCGAAAGCCGTCGCCAACGAGACCAACGCCAACTTCATCTCCGTGCGCGGCCCGCAACTGCTCAGCAAGTGGGTCGGCGAGTCCGAGAAGGCGATCCGCCAGACGTTCCGGAAGGCCCGGCAGGTTTCCCCGACGGTGATCTTCTTCGACGAGCTCGACTCGCTCGCCCCCGGCCGGGGCGGCGACGTCGGTTCGAACGTCTCCGAGCGCGTCGTCAACCAGCTACTGACGGAACTCGACGGACTCGAGGAGATGGGCGACGTCATGGTCATCGGTGCGACCAACCGTCCGGACATGATCGACCCCGCCCTGCTCCGGTCGGGTCGGTTCGATCGCCTCGTGATGATCGGCGAACCCGACACCGAAGGCCGCGAGCGCATCCTCGAGATCCACACCGAGGACATGCCGCTCGCCGCCGACGTCAGCCTCCGAGAGATCGCCGAGATCACCGAGGGCTACGTGGGATCCGACCTCGAGTCGATCGCCCGCGAGGCGGCCATCGAAGCGCTGCGCGAGGACGCCGACGCCGACGAAGTCGAGATGCGTCACTTCCGGAAGGCCTTAGAGAACGTCCGGCCGACGATCACCGACGACATCCTCGAGTACTACGAACAGATCAAAGAGGAGTTCAAGGGCGGCTCGAGGGCCGTCGAGCCCGGCACCGGCCGTCGTGGTAGCCGAATCGGATTCCAGTAA